The genomic window GTAACTCCCACTGGGAATAGGGTAACCAAACCCTTGTAAAAAAGGCACCTTTGTCATGGCATCATTGGTTTTGGCAGGTCTACCATGCTTCTTCTTAGACTTTATATCAGAGGTCTTGCGAAGATAGAGCAATGGGTCATACTGGATATATGGCACAGGGTAGTAGTGACCAAAATTAATCCTGAAGATGCTGGGATATGGATTTTCATGATAAAATGTATAACTTTTATGAGAAATCCTGAACATTTGAAACTTATTGATGAGTTCATCAAGGTCTGCCAGAAACTGGAGGTCATCTCTGTTCTGctggcttttccttttcctcttatGCTTTGGCTTTTTAATACCCTCATGAAAGAGAAAGCTATCCACAATGAGATGTTTCTGCTGATGACCATGCCTGTTCTTTATGCTGGTGTCAGATGAGATAGCCTCAGGATTGTCCAGGGTGCAGAAATCAAAGGAGTATCTCCGGCGGGATTCTGAGCTTTTCTCGCCTTGGTCAGAGGTACTGTTGTTGTCTGTACCTACCCCACTGTCGCTCGGGATGGTTTCCTCACTGTGAGACTCGCTTGCTGGCGACAGCGTGACTTCTTTCAGAGAACCTATTTCACAGAGGTGAGAAGGTGAATTAGCCATTAACCAGGGTGGAGACAGCTTCCAAGTTTTACAGTGCATTCCTTTCTGGGTTTTTGGAGGAAGAGCACTGATAGGTTGAAGTTTTGGCATAGTTTTTAACTCTGAAAAATTAGTTTCAGTGCTTGCAGGGCTGAGGTTGTCATTAATCCTCACTAACTGTGTTGAAAGTGGATGAATAGCTGCTGGTGATGATGCCACAAGTGATTGCAGGTTGGAAGGCACTGCTGGGTTTTCTGGCTGGCTGAAAACAGGCCTTGAGTGCTTGATGGCTGTCTTAGGTTCTTCTGTCTGAgggtgcagctctgcccttggcTTTCTGCCCCGTTTTTTACCAATGTAGATAGTCCCCCTCTTGCTGACATTGATCTGCTTCCCTAGTCTAGCATCAGTGATGGTTGGCCCAACACTAAACAGGGTCTGGACTTTTGCTTTCAGAGCtatgcagctggagcaggaggacaaGATCTGATTGAGAATGTTTTTCCTCTTGAGggttttcattttattaatggTCTTGATGGTCTTCTTATCTAAAACCCCAAGCTTCACGATCCTTTTGTGAAACTTGAGTTCACTGATGGACTTGTCCTCTCCTGGAACTATCTGGGCCAACTTGGGCAgattccttctcctcttccttttctttgttcCTGGAAATTCATGACTGATTGGACTCACTGGGCTGGTGGAGGTTCCCTCATGAATGGTTTCAACAGTGAGCAAAGGCTGTTTCTTTGGTCgtcctctttttttcttgacaGGTGTGATCGCAGTAAGACTGTCTGTATTGGTATAAAGAGGGCTAGATGGTGTGATTGGATAGGCTAAAGGAGGCTCTACCATCAGCTTCTCAGATGTTGTCATGGAGGTCTCCTGAAGGATAGATTTAGGTTGGCTACAGGTCCATCGCCACTTAGCTGCACGTTTGGGGTGCTGGACTTCAGATAATTTGCTGGCTGTGGGAAGACCAGTGGGTATGAGAGTGGATGTCACAGATACAGATTTTCTGAGTCTGGTGGCACAGTTGGGGGAGGCTTTGTCAGTGAACACACCACTGTCAGTAGCTACTAAGGGGGACTCATTTTCAATCACTTTTCCTGTCTTTGTGGCTTGACGTTCTTTTTTACTCCCCTCTAGCTGAGAGCTAGTCCTGTTTGCTACTTCACTGGTCATAGCAAGTTCAGAAGGCAGGCTTTTCTCCTGGATAGTTTTCTCTATGAAAGATTTTGTGgactgcctttttttccttttgtggcCAGAAGTATCTGTTGTCAGAGACTTTATTGGGATAGTAATTTGCATGCGACTGGTGTCACTTTCACAACTGCTAGCAGAAATGGGATTCTGATTTGAGGGTGATGTATCCAACACACCGTCCATTGAATAAgactccttttttccttccacgCTGTCATGGGATTTGCTGTCAAATGCTTTCTGAGCACTCTTTACCCATTCGATGTCTGTGGTTTGGATGGCTTGACTTAGAAAATTGTTTTTGCAGGACTTCTTCTTTGTACTCCTGGTGGGCTGATTGGGGGCTTCCAGCTGCACACCTCCCTCTTGATCTCCAAGAGGCAAAAGCCCATTGCACTCGGAGGCACTGCTCAGCTGGACAGCCCTGCTGATGCTGTTGGGTGATGGGACTGCACTGCAAATGGCAAGCTCTTTACTACTGGCTGACAGCTGCCCCCATGTGCTGCTGGCGCAGGACTTTTTTGCCTGGGATTTGCTGAAGGAAACTCCTGGCTCCATAATGGAGACCTTGGTGGCACTAACTGCTTCTCTACTGGGTTCTGTGTTAACAAAGCAACTTTGAGAAGTGAATCCAGTATCAGAGCTTGCTGACCAGTCAAGATGGTGCTGGTTGTTACTTTTCTGCTGGTGCTTTGATTTTAAGGTGTCACTGGTGAAATCTTGTTGGACACCTGGATCATAGTACAGAGCAGAATGTTTTTGTGGTCTGTCATAAACCTGAAAGgtagcagaaaataaaaagaaaaaaaaattagtttatcAGTCCATTTATAACCCCTGGTTGCAGCTCTTTATTTTGTACAGTGAATGACAACTCTTCTTAACCAATGTTCTTGTAAGGGTTAGAAACCTTTATAGAGTCTTATATTTGAGCCAAATTTGCATTTAGATTCATGCATTGTaaaaaagttttgtttggttttcccactctaaaaaaagggaaatatttctaTAAATGCAAAATTGCTAAGGAAACACATTCTactgatttttaatttaaagaacaagtaaaatcacagaatcaattaggttggaaaaggcctctgagatcattgagtccaacctaagaccaaacaccaccatcacaactagaccatggcactaagtgccacatccagtcagtccttaaatacctccagggctggtgactctaccacctccctgcacagcccattCCAATATCTAATCACCCTTTCAGTAACaaaattcttcctaatgtccaacctaaacctcccctcaTGCAGCTTGAGGCTATGTCCTtgtcttaggttggaaatgggGGTATGTATTCTATTCCTATCtgtcagaggtggggcagttatcttctgttaattgggcagtttttctttatctcttccatgaccaatccttcctctgcagagatagtttctgttaatgggccattgagtctcactgcatgactgataaaattacatcatcccattgtgagaagctctgcccagagggaggagccaagtattcctacctggatataatcagAGATTTGGAAgaccacaggcagccttttgcactggattcccagaggaagaccaggcccatctacaccactactggatcttcagaggaagactatacccttctacaggatcactgcttcaacagaaccacatctgtcactccaggaggactgcaacCACCATttcaattggactgctaccgaATTTAAGCTGCTGCCAAAAATCTGAAACTAGGGCAGGGCTTGTCAAACGCTTTCACTCAATTCATAACACTGTTGCAGAGCAAAAGaaagttttgtggtttttttcttgctgggccTCCTTCAGCTGAAGAAATTGTTTTGCTACAGCTGTAACTTTTTGAGAAGTCTCTTAAagcagaaacaatttttttcttttgctttcattAACTGACTTTTTCTagtaatttgttttcttctgttacaTTTAGGAGCTTTTTTTGGTAAAGCTCTGGATCAAGTTGTACAGGTGATTTTGTACAGCTAGTACTGCAGAcaactgtcacagacatattttatgaaaaattcttttactaggatttttctcctgagaatctgagaggcctcagaaacaaaatgtaaacaacaattgtctgctgctgtggaatgcaacaggtggatctttgattggtctcatgtggatgtttctagttaatggccaatcacagtccaactgtctcagactctctggtcagtcacaagattttattataattccattcctttctattgcttgctagccttctgatgaaatcttttcttctattcttttagtatagttttaatatataattttctttaaatataatatatataataaaataataaatagccttctgaaacatggagtcaatattctcatctcttctctcatcctgggatccctgtgaacaccaccacagacaACTGTTCTAAGCAAACTGTAATGACACAGTTCTGAATGCCAAATAAATGATGGGAGACTTAAATGTGTAACCAAGAAAAGAGTAGAAAACAACTGCTAAGTGTCTTGTATTTATGCATGTTAtagatacatattataatattggcttttcacaaatattaaaatggattttatatgttataaagatatagtttttatttctgttgttaattaagcttagacaTAGTTCTGAAATAGCTATGCTTGTgtaaaatgcctgcttggatgggataacatccaatgaacataggatgaggacacctgctaCAGatatgccaactatcagcactcatTGTCTGAAGACAGTGTGGACCAAGGCCCAAACTGGaagtgataaagagaaggagccaaaaccacagccaagaaacacgcatgctctaaaaaggcagatcccaaggaggggccatgtaaaattgttcctggaatatgtaaactagtttatggatatgcataaGGGTTTATGAATATGCAATGGGCTGATGTAAGGGAAAAAGTATTTAAGGGGTATCCCTGAAGGTAACAGTGTGCtcttggctgagtgccaagatgcacccggcCGTAATAATCTTTGCTCTATGGTCcttgtctcctattgtcctttattaaacttttcaaattttcacaggagagtggaCATGTTTTTCACATGCAAACACTCTCTTACAATTAAGTTTCTACCAGTAGTGTTACATTATGTGAAAagcgccaatcacttgttttttaaaattttaaaagtttaatagtaataaaatggttataaaaatagtaatataattagagtaataaaaatttggacaattaggattaaGACAATACgggacaataaaaacaaagagttacggacggtccgggtacctttttctgggcaaaataagcccgaaaaaggacacccgttaacagaggattaaccattaaaagcaatagcctgttgcatattcatacatctcagaCATGATGCATAAATGCCATCCAAACAATGGATTCTGTCTGgccagtgtcaacttcttcctcttaatcctgacAGCACCTTCAGGGATGAGCGAGGCAGGAAGgagttagtttcttctgataagggagcaataaattctttttctctgaaagatttaggtgtcctgtgactgctatctcagtgtgagtacctcattcctctttaaaaaaatatcccacatacatagtttctattttaactacaaaagctacattttaactacaaaagtaCATTTACCAtactattaaaatgttaatacagcactactaaTCAATGCAACATAATACATATAGTAAATATCTGCGTAGAGCCATATAATATGTACTTTTCACAATTAGATCCCTTTTCAGGGTGTTTGCAACAGTTTTGGGGCAAGGAGGCTGTCAACATAAAATGATTTTGACCTGGGAAATTAGATGTCCCCAGTTCTGAGCAACTTCAGCAGGATTTGAAAAGGGCTAAACACTCTCAAGCCCATGGTGCATTATCTAGTGACCACTAAGCATACATGTTATTGGCAAATTGATGTTGAGATATCTTTCATGAGCATATAAAAATGGGCATATGACTTTTCTGGTTATTTGCAATAACAATGAAGGTGTTCTGGTCCATCATCTGTGGAGTAATCAGGGATTCTAAAGTCCTGTGGATAGTTCAGCTGCTATGCACATGGACCTGCCATGTTCAGGGAAAACAGATTTCTAGGAATTGTGGAATGAGAAAACGAAAACATGCAGCTGCAGTGAAGCTGCAGATGCTGCAGGCAAGTGACACGTGGTTTCTCCAGCCTGAGAAAAAAGCCAAATGCATAAACAGCCCTCAGGCAATGAATGACttgttcctcctcctcccagcgaTCCTGCGCAGCGACCTCCTGCCTGTGAGCCCCACAGCACATAGTGGCCATGATGCATGCCCTCTTTCAGAAAATGGAGCCCATCTGTGCCCATGTCCTTAGGATGAAGCATGGGAGGGTTCAAAAGGaaaccagcagcactggcactgaAGTTTGATAGTGTGAAAAACAcattcactctcctgtgaaaatttaaaaagtttaataaaggacaataggagacaaaGACAGTGAAGCAAAGATTACGGCACCAGATGtttcttggcactcagccaagaGCACACCATGACCTTTGGGGATACCCCTTACATACCTTTTCCATTACATCAGCCCATTGCATATACATAGACCCTTGTGCATATCCATATTTTTCCACAAACTAGTTTACATACTCCAGGAACTATTTTACGTGGCCCCTCCTTGCATCATGTCAATGGGTCAAATGAGGTTTCGGCCTCATTATGCTGGGGGAGCTATTTTCTGGGTATGATGAGGGAATAcacctccctctccctgcccaagATTGATGTGAATGCTTATTGTCAGAGACTGAAATGGTTCATGTCTTAAACATTGTTATGAAGGAGTTTTGCCCATTATAGCAAAATCCGTATAAAGAAGCTACAACCGCAGAAGCCCACCCCTCCTTGAAGATTCCTCGCTGTAATTTGGACTGTGAGTTAAGCCACCTAGATAAGATAAAGGGGACACTATTGTTCAATCATCTCAGGTCTAGGGAGAAGTAAATAAGGCTGAGGGAAAAGAATGCATCCACAAGAAAGCCAAAGGCATCAGAAAATCATCCCTGGCTGGGCTTGGGTTGGGAGAAACCACAGCCCACaaaggccaggtttgcacacactCCCCCCCAAACTGAGGTGGGAGAAGGAGGTTTTGGGTGTGTGGTGCAACCTCTGGTCAGAGGCACTAAACACCCCTCCTCCCTTATACAAACCAGCACAGCTGTGAAACTCCCAACCCCATAGGCCACATCCACAGGACATTCACGTGGGAGGCAGCTGAGGGGGTGTTCTAATCCAGAAAAGACCCCCCAAAGTGCTCCCCAGAttcattcctgaggccttgtaCCACAGGACTGCATGTGATGCAAAGTGATGCAACAGACCCAGTCTGCTGTAAGTGACTGTCAAACTGCCCACCTCCCCTCGGAGGGAGGTACATGGGCATTCCCACCTGGCCTGAGTGTATATTAATCCATTGAATAATGCAGTCTCTCATGGTCTTAGCTCATCCTTATGTAAGCTGTTTAATTCTGTGTCTTGGGGTGACTGTATTATACTGTACCCCCTATTGTCTGCTTTATTCCCAGACATGGGTCCTGTAACTTTAAGCTGGGTCCAAGAGAAGGAGGGAGCTTGTGGAATTCTTTCTGAGGTCTGTGTTCAAGCATAGGTATTCCCCCGGCTCTTTATCAGGAGACACATGGAGAGTTGCATTCTTTGCTTTTAGCTAGCTTATTTTCTGTTAGCTGAGGCAAGAAGTTTTTTTCTGGGACTGTGGCTTCCTCTTCTGGAACTGTTCAGCTTTGCTCTGGTCCAAAACACCTGAACATCGCTGGGAGCCCCACGCTGCGGCCCGGcgggggaggctgcagggacaccgCATCCCGGCTCCAGACCTTGGGAGAAGCTGAGCAGGACTCTAAAATCCACCAGCTTTCTCTACAACAAGAAGGTTTTATTATCTAacattattcattctttttccCGTGCCTGCGTGCAGTCTgtttgttaaataaacaggtttttttcactttcctccaagaaattaattttgaatcAGTGGGGGGAGTGCCAAAACCTGCCTTTGCAGCAGAGAGGACGCCCTTTCCAGATGCTTCCTCCTAATTTGTCTCAAACTGAGACATACTGTTAATAATAATAGTTAATACTCTTGGCACACTATGGGGCTCATGGAATCTGGTGTCATCCTGGTATAAGAGAAAACAAACTTTCGGTGAGGAGATATTGAAATATGCCCTGAGGTGTCCAGTTCCTGGGTGGCAGGGACTTGGGCAAGTTCCTAGGGTGGTTATCACCTCCCATTACCTGGGACTTCATACCTGAACAGGCAAGCTGTCATTGTAAGGGGCCCCCGGCCGGGTAATAATTAGTATAAACTTCATGATTTACAGAAGGTTGATTAATAATAACCTTTATTAAGAAACCCATTGTTCTTTTATAGACAGTTGTAATACAGATGTACTTGAGTGGTCCTTTAAttaaaacaccatcaccattggctaattaggaaaccaccctttggtaaacaaatctccataacacattccacatgttcacaataCTAGGTGCAGCAAGTTAAGATAAGAAtcgtttctcattcttttctctgatcttctcacagcctttcccaggacGATGCCTAGGAAAGTCATCTGTTGTTCTCTGTgaccagagagctgctgccacagcaatCAACTCTGCCAAATTGATGTGTCATCTGATAGAAGGGTGCCTTGCCTACCCCAATGAAAACCAGCAGCTTCCCACCCTCTACTGAGGCCACTCTCTGTGAAAGGATGGGGGGATAGTTGTTAATGAAAATGTATATTTGGTATAGAGATGGTTTGAGGATGTAGTTTAAGTTGTATGTGTGGGTAAGAAGGGATTCCagtaatgagaaataaataaaatttaacaaTTAGAAAACACATAAAGCATGTGGTATCTGAGTATGACACAAATGGTATGGAATAAGGGGTGGAGATTGTATTGGGTCTGACTGAAATAGAGTTCATTTTTCCTTAGCAATCCTCatagtgctgtgctttgcattgGTAGCAGGAAAGGTGTTGAAAACACACCAGTGTTTTGGCTACTGCTGAGCAGCGCTAGAACAGCATCAGTGCTCTCTCtcaacattttttcccctccatcaAAGGGCTGGGAGTGGgtcccctgggaggggacacaaccAGGCCAGCTGACCCCAATTAaacaaagggatattccattcCATATGACACCAGCTCATATATAAAAGctaagggaaggaggaggaagggggggagCATTTGTTATTTACAGTGTTTGCCTTCTGGACCAACCACTCCAtgtgctgaagccctgcttccTGGGAGGTGGTGAACATTGCTTGCTGatgtggagatttttttttccccctttgccTATGTGCACGCAAACTTTTGATTTTGCTTACTTTAGTAAACAGACTTATCTCAACCTACCAGTTGTTTTCTATCttatttttctctcccctttcccactgggaaagggaatGACAAAGTGgtttggtgggcacctggcatccagccaaggtcaacccacTACATAGTAGGATACAATTTGAATGCCAAACTCATGAGTTTCAGTCCTCAGCTTTGGCAACGGTTGGTAGACCCATGAGCAGGATACATCTCATACACTGGCAACTGAAGAGTAATGGCCAAAGAACAGATAAGTTGTTTACACTATCTAATTACACCTGCCTAGCCAGACCTCTGCAACCCCACACCTGCAGAGTTGCTTACTCCTCTTAACAGTTTTATTCTGGCATGCAGCCCTTGCAGCTGAGGAGATGGGACTGTATCAGTTCCATGATGAGCAGTACTCTACTCTGCAAATAGTACTCATCAGCAGAATCCATCCCTCAGGcactcttttaatttaactacTGGATGTCTCATTCTGCCTCCCCttttgttgggaaggatgaaagttagacaagaaagtctcacagatatgtatgcttggcagaaagatttttgaatgtagaatctgaagaaggaatagaaatgaaagcaagttttgatatagaagaaaagaattgctgagccagtcttactggataactAAGAAGGCTAAAGGgtatgttagttagaaggggtttttatggcttagagcaaaggataaacccacctcaaacagaagatgtttttaccaagcaaaAAGATtccacaggcaaacaagtctgCCCATGTTGCAaatagaaaaaaggtctcagaattttccactgcaagaaaactgaaaaacaacttctagcttaaactgtaacaTACTAACTTTTtgtgattggagaatagtaacacAAATATGGTAATgatagtagttatgataggctataggtaAAAGtaaaggtatagattggttcctctgtattaagatgctcagcaaagaaaagtatataatgcattgtaaccaaaagtaAAGGGTCTTCAGGTTtgtctgcagctggagctgacagctgtaggcacaggctctgtcacccatgaCCCTGGACTGCGGTAACATCTTGGATacaataaaatgcattttgaagagccGCCTGAAGTCCTGCATCTCCCGTTCAGGCTCTTACACCCTTTCCCTTGTCTGAGCTTCTGTCTATATCAACATGCTGTTTCCAATCCCAACCCAAAAAATGGAAGGACATGCCAGCAGCCAAATTAGGAGCTTAGGAAAATAatataatagtaatagtaatacaattagagaaACCtaacatctgaaaaaaatctgattgCTTACAAGGGATGGCCCCCTTCTGCTCCAAATGCACCTTTTTGAAGAGATAACACACATACAGCTTTTCCAGAATCTGGATGGCAAATCAAAGTTAATACTACAATGCCCCCTCTAAATCATTTGCAGAACCATCTGTGTAATGGCTCCTCAAGTGCAATTCCTTATTAAGAGGCTTTATCTGGAGAGATAAGCAGCTGTTCCCACATCACTTATTGTTGCCTGCTGTGATTTTAAAACATCTGCACTATTTTGCTCTTCATTTTCATATTCTAATCACCCTGAAAGTTGAAAAAAAGTACATAATTGTTTCTGTGGATTAATTAGTACACAGTCTCCTTGTAGAGACAATTTAAAGGCAGACAGAACCTCAATCAGcaagtttgtttttaaaattaatagcATTGGGAGCATTTATGGGGTTGGTATCCACAGTAACACATCAGAGTGTGCTCTGGGGACATACCATCCTTTGTTATCTTTTtcataggaaaaagaaaagaaaagaaaagaaaagaaaagaaaagaaaagaaaagaaaagaagcttTCCTTAACTAATTATGTCACTTAGAGTCTTGGGAAGTGCTTGCTTTAACCTGAGGGCCACCctgtggtaggccagggacaggcgttcggaagatttcgggctgtaacggaaaattacaggaatccttctacccccctccccatagataaggatcacccttggaatgtagccagacgtgtagcccccctaacctatgcatgccagtaactttccactccacactaaccctagaaagtatagccaaacccctgtctgacgtagagagaccccttagtccataaatacccttgagaccccccaataaacgcctttaaccgtccaccacattggtgttagcgtccgttattggccacaagggatcccacgGAGGAGATCGCAGTGCTGGACCCCGATACCAGGTCGCCgtggccttcacaagaaggcaacaccACCCCTAACTCTCAAGCGAGATTAAATCTCATCAAAATACCAAGTAATACCTCTGTGTGGTCTAGGAACTTGTAAGCCATCTTTGGTAGCAATTTTGGCAACGAGGAACTATCATCTCATTGGAAATCCATGGGATGAATCTGTGACTGCTTGAACATATATGGGCATTTACTCTGCTTGCCACCTGTGTTGGCAAGATGCTGGGTCACCAGGTGTTGTGTCCAAGGCATGCAGAGGTTAGCTCAGGCACAGCACTCTGCTATAGTGTCCTAGGGTGAGGCTTGTATCCTCaattgtgtgttctgtttatgctggatattatgttctgtgccttcaagactggctctgaagagcgAAGTTTTGTTtcgttttgttttgttatcagCCTGTTCACTCCCCGAACAGTTGtcgggacacagagacaggggcaGTACATAgggcagcttttgctttttgctcttGCTTTCGCTTAgctcttgctcctgctttgctcctgctttgctcttgcttttgcttctgcttgttagttagtttagctaggcagtctgaattttccctggactgtttttctttctctctcttggAACCACTCGagcctgctctggactgggacctgggaaaccaagagtttgcaccttgtgcc from Agelaius phoeniceus isolate bAgePho1 chromosome W, bAgePho1.hap1, whole genome shotgun sequence includes these protein-coding regions:
- the LOC129132406 gene encoding SET-binding protein-like encodes the protein MEPRATLGCSWQGGGNADFLRATVTSVKPLSASCCVKEAMLPVAGSGKGILVSGKRLEPEEEDKLGSGRDVDSTSNADSEKWVVGNSLEEQEFSIKEANFTEGSLKLKIQTTKRAKKPPKNLENYICPPEIKITIKQSGEEKLSRAGKNSKATKEDDRPHSRKKGKVIGDAKLLMSCGCRKEKNAQMKDSDQISQYVYDRPQKHSALYYDPGVQQDFTSDTLKSKHQQKSNNQHHLDWSASSDTGFTSQSCFVNTEPSREAVSATKVSIMEPGVSFSKSQAKKSCASSTWGQLSASSKELAICSAVPSPNSISRAVQLSSASECNGLLPLGDQEGGVQLEAPNQPTRSTKKKSCKNNFLSQAIQTTDIEWVKSAQKAFDSKSHDSVEGKKESYSMDGVLDTSPSNQNPISASSCESDTSRMQITIPIKSLTTDTSGHKRKKRQSTKSFIEKTIQEKSLPSELAMTSEVANRTSSQLEGSKKERQATKTGKVIENESPLVATDSGVFTDKASPNCATRLRKSVSVTSTLIPTGLPTASKLSEVQHPKRAAKWRWTCSQPKSILQETSMTTSEKLMVEPPLAYPITPSSPLYTNTDSLTAITPVKKKRGRPKKQPLLTVETIHEGTSTSPVSPISHEFPGTKKRKRRRNLPKLAQIVPGEDKSISELKFHKRIVKLGVLDKKTIKTINKMKTLKRKNILNQILSSCSSCIALKAKVQTLFSVGPTITDARLGKQINVSKRGTIYIGKKRGRKPRAELHPQTEEPKTAIKHSRPVFSQPENPAVPSNLQSLVASSPAAIHPLSTQLVRINDNLSPASTETNFSELKTMPKLQPISALPPKTQKGMHCKTWKLSPPWLMANSPSHLCEIGSLKEVTLSPASESHSEETIPSDSGVGTDNNSTSDQGEKSSESRRRYSFDFCTLDNPEAISSDTSIKNRHGHQQKHLIVDSFLFHEGIKKPKHKRKRKSQQNRDDLQFLADLDELINKFQMFRISHKSYTFYHENPYPSIFRINFGHYYPVPYIQYDPLLYLRKTSDIKSKKKHGRPAKTNDAMTKVPFLQGFGYPIPSGSYYAPYGMPYTSMPMMNLGYYGQYPAPLYLSHTLGAASPFMKPTVPPPQFHASSHMKMSTTAKHKAKHEVHLQAPMGMGLGDMQSSLAPPKVGGTSLSSGQLHKRKPKHKHKDEQILGTPEDLSGLFASKSTGFFSHAINERLSSSDKDFSLLNEKRKHKEKQKHQHCETRHKASKSNFEADTLSVLSFSDAQQWTQSKDNSNSSNDPIDSCTKRYSGNTESNGRSESLDMFDEINSSSEKQDKDASGNKRSFEGFGTFRGKDIQPSRINRKNRSTHDSSASSVCIQTLGRSTRKLCMP